The Paroceanicella profunda genome segment TGTTTCATCACCGGGCAGGACATCACGGTGGACGGGTTCCAATGGGTGATGTGACCGGGCCCGCCCCGCGCTGGATCGGGGTGATCGTGGCCGTCACCCTGGCGCAGGCGGTGCTGTCGCTGATGATCCGCTCGCTGCCGCTGCTGGGCCTGCCGCTCACCCAGGCGGCGGGCATGGCGCCGGAGGCGGTGGGGCAACTGGCCGCCGCCACCAGCCTGGGCAGCATGATCTTCTTCCTCTGGGGCGTGGGGGCCTTCCCCGCCACCCCGGCGATGCGCCTGCTGATGGGCGGCTGCGTGGTGGCGGGTGCCGCGATGCTGGCGGCCATGGTGGCGAGCTGGCCGCTGCTCCTGCTCGCCGCGCTGGTGATCGGGCTGGGCTACGGGCCCTCGGCGCCGGCGGGCAGCGAGATCCTGATGACGGCGGTGCCGAAGGCGCACCGCTCGGTGGTGTTCTCGGTGAAACAGGCCGGGGTGCCGCTGGGCGGGCTGGCGGCGGGGCTGCTGCTGCCCGTGATGCTGATGCAGGCCGGGCTGGGCGCGGCGCTGGCCACCTCCGCGACAGTTGCCTTTGCGGCTGCGCTGGGGTTGGCGCTGTTCCTGCGCGGCGTGCCGCAGGCCCCGCCGCGCCGGGCTGCCGCGCCGCAGGGGCTGGCGGGCGCCCTCGCCGCGCCGCTGCGCCTGTTCCGGGTGCTGCTGGCGGACCCGCGCCTGCGCACCATCACGGTGACCGGGCTGGGGCTGGGCGTGGCGCAGGGGGTGCTGCTGAGCTATTATCCGGTGTTCCTCTCCGCCGCCGCCGGCTTCACGCTGGCCACCGCCGGGCTGGCCTTCGCCGTGCTGCAGGGGGTGGGCATCGGCGGGCGCATCGCCATGGGCTGGCTGGCGGACCGCATCGGCTCGGCCACCCGCACGCTGGGCTGGCTGGCGCTGGCCTCCGCCGCGACCATGGTGCTGGTGGGCCTCATCGGCGCGGACACGCCGCAGGGCGTGGTGATGGCGGTGTCCGGGCTGGCGGGGCTGGCGGTGGTGTCGTGGAACGGGGTGTTCCTCTCCGGCCTCGCGGCCGCGGCGCCGGACGGGCGGGTGGCCGAGGTCACCTCGGCCGGCACCTTCGTGATCTTCGCCGGCTACGTGATCAGCCCGCTGGTGATCAGCGCGGTGATCCGGGCAAGCGGCAGCTACGGGCTTGCCTTCGCGCTCTCGGCCCTGCCCGCGGCCCTGGGCGGCGCGACGCTGCTGGCACGGGGCCGCGAGGCGGAGTGAGCCGGGGGCCTCGCGCTTCCCCGGCGCGCGGCGTTGCGAAGGCGGGGAGACCCGGCGGCCCCCGGGGCGGGCGCCGCGCGGATCAGCGGGTGCCGTCGCCGGAGGAGACCGCGAGCGCCGTCGTCACCAGCCGGCGGAACTCCGCCCCGTCGCCCGGCGCGAATCGCGCCACCACCTCCGCCTCGAAGGCCCGGGCGATCGGGGTGATCTCCTGCATCAGCGTGCGGCCCTTCTCGGTGAGGCTCATTTCCACCAGCCGCCGGTCCGTCGCACTGCGGGCCTTCTCGATCAGCCCGGTGAGCTCCAGCCGCGCGGCGGCCCGGCTCACCTGGGTCTTGTCCAGATCCACGCGCTTGTAGACCTCCCGGGTGGAGACCTTCTCCGCCGTGGCCAGATGCGCCAGCATCCGCCATTCCGCCAGGCTCAACCCGAAGCGTTTCCCATAGATTTCAGCGTATTCCGCGCTGATCCGGCTCGCGAGCACCGCAAGCTGGTAGGGCAGGAATTCGTCGAGGTCGAAGCTGTTCATTTGACTCATTTCATCTGCAATGATATGAAAAGCGCAACAAGGACGCAAGCCGGCAGTCAGCCGGCGGCACAGACTCGCGGGTTTCCGGCCCGGGGGAAAGGGGAGACCTCATGAACCGCCAAGTTGATCCCGAAACGCTCATCCGTGCCAAGGCCCATTCCGGCACCGTGGAGGGCTACATGCCCGGTTTCGGCAATGATTTCGAGACCGAGGCGCTGCCGGGCGCCCTGCCGCAGGGGCGCAACTCGCCGCAGAAATGCGAATACGGGCTCTATGCGGAGCAGCTTTCCGGTACGCCCTTCACCGCGCCGCGCGGCCAGAACGAGCGCACCTGGTGCTACCGCATCCGGCCTTCGGTGAAGCATGTGGGCCGGTTCTCGCGCATCGGGATGCCCTACTGGAAGTCCGGCCCCTGCATCGAGGACCACATCCAGAGCCTCGGCCAGTACCGCTGGAACCCGGTGCCGATGACCGACGAGCCGCTCACCTTCGTCTCCGGCATGCGCACCATGACCACGGCGGGAGACGTGAACACCCAGGTGGGGATGGCCGCGCACATCTACCTCGCCACCGCCGACATGGAGGACGAGTGGTTCTACTCCGCCGATTCGGAGCTGCTGATCGTGCCCCAGGAGGGACGCCTGCGCATCGAGACCGAGCTCGGCCTCATCGAGCTGGAGCCGCTGGAGATCGCGGTGATGCCCCGTGGCATGCTCTTCGCCGTGAAACTGCCGGACGGCCACGCCCGCGGCTTCGTGTGCGAGAATTACGGCATGAAGTTCGACATGCCCGGCCGCGGCCCCATCGGCGCCAACTGCCTCGCCAACCCGCGCGATTTCAAGACCCCCGTCGCCGCCTTCGAGGACCGCGACTGCGAGGGCAGGGTGATCATCAAGTGGTGCGGCCAGTTCCACGAGACGCCCATCGACCACAGCCCGCTGGACGTGGTGGCCTGGCACG includes the following:
- a CDS encoding MFS transporter yields the protein MGDVTGPAPRWIGVIVAVTLAQAVLSLMIRSLPLLGLPLTQAAGMAPEAVGQLAAATSLGSMIFFLWGVGAFPATPAMRLLMGGCVVAGAAMLAAMVASWPLLLLAALVIGLGYGPSAPAGSEILMTAVPKAHRSVVFSVKQAGVPLGGLAAGLLLPVMLMQAGLGAALATSATVAFAAALGLALFLRGVPQAPPRRAAAPQGLAGALAAPLRLFRVLLADPRLRTITVTGLGLGVAQGVLLSYYPVFLSAAAGFTLATAGLAFAVLQGVGIGGRIAMGWLADRIGSATRTLGWLALASAATMVLVGLIGADTPQGVVMAVSGLAGLAVVSWNGVFLSGLAAAAPDGRVAEVTSAGTFVIFAGYVISPLVISAVIRASGSYGLAFALSALPAALGGATLLARGREAE
- a CDS encoding MarR family winged helix-turn-helix transcriptional regulator; this translates as MNSFDLDEFLPYQLAVLASRISAEYAEIYGKRFGLSLAEWRMLAHLATAEKVSTREVYKRVDLDKTQVSRAAARLELTGLIEKARSATDRRLVEMSLTEKGRTLMQEITPIARAFEAEVVARFAPGDGAEFRRLVTTALAVSSGDGTR
- the hmgA gene encoding homogentisate 1,2-dioxygenase, whose product is MNRQVDPETLIRAKAHSGTVEGYMPGFGNDFETEALPGALPQGRNSPQKCEYGLYAEQLSGTPFTAPRGQNERTWCYRIRPSVKHVGRFSRIGMPYWKSGPCIEDHIQSLGQYRWNPVPMTDEPLTFVSGMRTMTTAGDVNTQVGMAAHIYLATADMEDEWFYSADSELLIVPQEGRLRIETELGLIELEPLEIAVMPRGMLFAVKLPDGHARGFVCENYGMKFDMPGRGPIGANCLANPRDFKTPVAAFEDRDCEGRVIIKWCGQFHETPIDHSPLDVVAWHGNYAPCKYDLRTFSPVGAILFDHPDPSIFTVLTAPSGVEGTANIDFVIFPERWLPAENTFRPPWYHKNIMSELMGNIYGIYDAKPEGFVPGGMSLHNMMLPHGPDVDAFEKASNEEQKPVKLTNTMSFMFETRFPQHLTRFAAHEAPLQEEYIDCWAGLEKKFDGTPGVK